The proteins below are encoded in one region of Ascochyta rabiei chromosome 9, complete sequence:
- a CDS encoding Endo-1,3(4)-beta-glucanase translates to MEKRGNLMLAIQVRSFNTYFYLLSTSIQPPRFTPNKITGVLFEDKIDNTTYFGDSAALIHGIHMVPLNPSSAFLRPRGFVREEWDALLSRGRTLEDSVGGGWQGVLHANLALVDPRASFRFFRDGVGGFWDERWIDGGASRTWYLVWAAGLVEFSRSR, encoded by the exons ATGGAAAAACGAG GCAATCTCATGCTCGCAATCCAAGTGCGCTCTTTCAACACCTACTTCTACCTCCTCTCCACCTCCATCCAGCCCCCTCGCTTCACCCCCAACAAAATAACGGGCGTCCTGTTCGAAGACAAGATCGACAACACTACCTACTTCGGCGACTCCGCCGCCCTCATCCATGGCATCCACATGGTACCTCTCAACCCCTCGAGCGCATTTCTCCGCCCCCGCGGCTTTGTCAGGGAGGAGTGGGACGCGCTGCTCTCGCGCGGCAGGACGCTGGAGGACAGCGTCGGGGGCGGGTGGCAGGGCGTGCTGCACGCCAATCTTGCGCTCGTGGATCCGAGAGCTAGTTTTAGGTTCTTTCGTGATGGAGTGGGCGGGTTTTGGGATGAGAGGTGGATCGACGGTGGGGCGTCGAGGACTTGGTACTTGGTTTGGGCGGCCGGGTTGGTGGAATTTAGTAGGAGTCGGTAG
- a CDS encoding Endo-1,3(4)-beta-glucanase: MGRKISRKQSITAIAFDTTEKRPRTWSERRKNILSSLGYGVAATASSDEVPPDNIFVPVQADAILPQVPISNHHPVPRKGIEDDDLRTLHTNKFYANAFLGGQNQPIWTHPYALWWGKGTQESGMLQTWGMNIGHVEDVDLQYGPGEPPRILNNPRKQSLILSATELDAQTTLTTDTHLPFSVNINLNAHSKIQEPKITFPVVQGMSFVTAGYRNATPTIQTGGRGFIEFRRSTMIGRTAKYRLKDFDGRDWLAYVSPVPGFAYEVGSFVKIDTNTVLGPSAFQGTIQVAKNPMGARGEAIYDKAAGAFVCEAKLTAVVDEMRAMYSFSYTKVGTAPLLMFALPHHIQSLDPELRGQVTVLQLRTSTKGKATAVWAENLTFIETNLPITMSFGPWSPTMSANAKLRYPRDVLAFIGSVAERDLRRAMTESIPPDSYYYAGKALARFAVIVWVIKDVLGNNAVAAAGLVKLKQEMAKYVENQQRYPLYYDNSWKGLVSYAGFSDLGADFGNTYYNDHHIHFSYFVFTAAIIAYLEPVWLMQGDNKAWTNMLVKDFAESDYNGRDYPFSRSFDW, encoded by the exons ATGGGCCGTAAAATCTCCAGGAAACAGTCTATAACCGCAATCGCCTTCGACACGACTGAGAAAAGACCGCGCACATGGAGCGAGCGCCGCAAAAACATACTCTCCTCGCTCGGCTACGGAGTCGCTGCAACTGCGAGCAGCGATGAAGTGCCGCCTGACAATATCTTCGTACCAGTGCAGGCCGATGCCATCTTACCGCAAGTCCCGATCAGCAATCACCATCCTGTGCCAAGGAAAGGTATTGAGGACGACGACCTGCGCACTCTGCATACCAATAAGTTCTACGCCAATGCCTTTCTCGGCGGGCAGAACCAGCCGATCTGGACACATCCTTACGCGCTGTGGTGGGGCAAGGGCACGCAGGAGTCAGGCATGCTGCAGACATGGGGCATGAATATTGGGCATGTTGAGGATGTCGATTTGCAGTATGGGCCGGGAGAGCCCCCGAGG ATTCTTAACAATCCTCGCAAGCAGTCACTCATCCTCTCCGCGACTGAACTCGACGCGCAGACTACCTTGACCACCGACACACACCTGCCCTTCTCAGTCAACATTAACCTGAATGCACACTCCAAGATCCAGGAGCCAAAGATCACGTTTCCTGTCGTGCAAGGGATGAGCTTTGTCACTGCTGGCTACAGGAACGCGACGCCCACGATACAGACCGGCGGACGAGGCTTCATCGAGTTCAGAAGATCTACCATGATCGGTAGAACGGCAAAGTACCGATTGAAGGACTTTGATGGTAGGGACTGGCTCGCTTATGTCAGTCCAGTGCCAGGTTTCGCGTACGAAGTTGGTAGTTTCGTCAAGATCGACACGAACACGGTGCTCGGTCCATCAGCCTTCCAAGGAACCATCCAGGTGGCGAAGAATCCAATGGGGGCTAGAGGAGAAGCCATCTATGACAAGGCTGCTGGTGCTTTTGTCTGCGAAGCGAAGCTCACTGCAGTCGTTGACGAGATGAGAGCCATGTATTCGTTCAGTTACACAAAAGTCGGGACTGCGCCTTTGCTCATGTTTGCTCTGCCACATCACATCCAGTCTCTCGATCCGGAGCTCAGGGGGCAAGTCACCGTACTACAGCTGCGCACCTCGACAAAAGGCAAGGCTACGGCTGTTTGGGCTGAGAACTTGACCTTCATCGAAACGAACCTCCCTATCACGATGTCTTTCGGCCCCTGGAGCCCTACCATGAGCGCAAACGCGAAGCTGCGCTATCCTCGCGACGTTCTCGCCTTCATTGGCTCGGTCGCAGAGCGCGATCTACGGCGCGCCATGACTGAATCTATACCACCAGACTCGTACTATTATGCTGGCAAGGCGCTCGCCAGGTTTGCGGTCATTGTGTGGGTCATCAAAGACGTGCTTGGCAATAATGCAGTTGCCGCTGCCGGCCTAGTAAAGCTCAAGCAGGAGATGGCGAAGTATGTGGAGAATCAACAGCGGTATCCTCTCTACTACGATAACAGCTGGAAGGGACTCGTATCTTATGCTGGCTTCAGTGATCTGGGTGCTGACTTTGGAAACACGTACTATAATGACCACCACATCCACTTCAGTTACTTTGTGTTTACTGCGGCAATTATCGCATATCTAGAGCCGGTTTGGCTCATGCAAGGTGACAACAAAGCGTGGACGAACATGCTTGTGAAAGACTTCGCCGAGAGCGACTACAACGGCCGAGACTACCCGTTCTCACGCAGCTTTGACTGGTAG